A single genomic interval of Eurosta solidaginis isolate ZX-2024a chromosome 3, ASM4086904v1, whole genome shotgun sequence harbors:
- the LOC137244457 gene encoding T-complex protein 1 subunit eta-like isoform X1: MTWLYMSKRQSKEQQSALLEKCSATAMSSNVQEYQKIVDAEWRLLYNKLDRDMFCDVHVPEEDWKRRMKACGGAVMTTANDINSSVLGQCDYFEERQIFGERFNIFEGCVNARTYTLILRGGAEQFLEETELRYKML, translated from the exons atgacatggctgtacatgtcgaagcgccaatcaaaggaacaacaaagtgctttattggaaaaatgctctgccacagcaatgtcctccaatgtccaagagtatcagaaaattgttgatgctgaatggcgtcttctgtacaataaactag atcgtgatatgttctgtgatgttcatgtaccagaagaagattggaaacgtagaatgaaagcttgtggtggtgctgttatgactacagctaatgatattaattcaagtgttttgggtcaatgtgattactttgaagaacgtcagatttttggtgaacgtttcaacattttcgaag gttgcgttaatgctagaacatatacattgattttacgtggcggtgccgaacaatttttggaagaaactgagcttcgttacaagatgctataa
- the LOC137244457 gene encoding T-complex protein 1 subunit eta-like isoform X2, producing the protein MTWLYMSKRQSKEQQSALLEKCSATAMSSNVQEYQKIVDAEWRLLYNKLDRDMFCDVHVPEEDWKRRMKACGGAVMTTANDINSSVLGQCDYFEERQIFGERFNIFEGLIFHFLIGW; encoded by the exons atgacatggctgtacatgtcgaagcgccaatcaaaggaacaacaaagtgctttattggaaaaatgctctgccacagcaatgtcctccaatgtccaagagtatcagaaaattgttgatgctgaatggcgtcttctgtacaataaactag atcgtgatatgttctgtgatgttcatgtaccagaagaagattggaaacgtagaatgaaagcttgtggtggtgctgttatgactacagctaatgatattaattcaagtgttttgggtcaatgtgattactttgaagaacgtcagatttttggtgaacgtttcaacattttcgaaggtttgata TTCCATTTCCtcattggatggtaa